TCGTTGTCCCCCACTATCACCTGGGGGCGGATCCGGCTGTTTTTGAGCTGAAAGTAGTTTAAAAACAACTCCAGGGTGGCGCGACCCTCCGCCTTGTTCACCACCGTGATGGGGGCCGCCCCCGCACCCAGTTCGCGCCAGCTCGTGATGGCACCGGTGAACACCTGCACCACCTGCTCGTGGCGGATGTGGGTCAGCGGATTGTCGGCATGAACGATGATCCCGAGGCCGTCACGGGCAATGGGGTAGGGGTGCAGATCGGCTTCCGCGGCGTTCAAAGCCCGGGACACCATGCCGATATCCGCCAGGGCCCGACGGACCTCGTTGATACCGCGGCCGGACCCCCCCGTCTGTACGTCGATCTCCACGCCGGGGTGCTGCTGTTCGTAGCGCCTGGCGATTTCCGCCGCCAGGGGGGCCACGGTGCTGGAGCCCACGAGGCTGAGTTTCTGTACCGGTGGCGCGCCGTCCCTGGACGACGAGAAAAAAGTGACCGTGGCCAGGAGGGCCAGCAGCAGTCCGGTGAAGAGAACAACAGACCGCTTCATGGCCTCATCCGAAGCGCAGCTCG
The sequence above is a segment of the Gammaproteobacteria bacterium genome. Coding sequences within it:
- a CDS encoding phosphate ABC transporter substrate-binding protein, giving the protein MKRSVVLFTGLLLALLATVTFFSSSRDGAPPVQKLSLVGSSTVAPLAAEIARRYEQQHPGVEIDVQTGGSGRGINEVRRALADIGMVSRALNAAEADLHPYPIARDGLGIIVHADNPLTHIRHEQVVQVFTGAITSWRELGAGAAPITVVNKAEGRATLELFLNYFQLKNSRIRPQVIVGDNEQGIKVVAGNPAAIGYVSIGVAEHDIAAGTPIKLLALDGVAASRANVASGRYPLARSLNLVTRAPARGLARDFIDYARSNAVHDLVAAQHFLPLVP